The following coding sequences lie in one Apium graveolens cultivar Ventura chromosome 3, ASM990537v1, whole genome shotgun sequence genomic window:
- the LOC141713721 gene encoding IQ domain-containing protein IQM6, translating to MTITESFLARSLSFERDGVKTALQSISFKGLDSETGIMKSVDPQKIALKRTVSFKGVDLDIAIASRSPPAHAEDNVALEKVGRRAVQICDDLPSMNMADNDLKLPPRLIDPEYLAALRLQKTYKSFRIRRQLADCAVLAEQRWWKLLDFAQLERTSVSFFEVEKPETAVSRWSRASTRVAKVGKGLSQDEKARKLALQHWLEAIDPRHRYGHNLHFYYVSWLHCASKQPFFYWLDVGEGREVNHERCSRSKLLQQCIKYLGPTERKHYEVEVVNGRFIYKQSGKVIHTTEGPADVKWIFVLSASKTLYVGTKKKGKFQHSSFLAGGATLSAGRLVVENGVLKAVWPHSGHYLPTEENFQALMLFLLENDVDLDTVQKNCSDDDEGPPRKETGLHSSKSESDLRQMREEEDNNTSSTLARRSRGISLTLTTLEIPKKERLIEVFKKEGQQQRARYCPHPVDCSSDEDDNEATEETDDEFTVSKRNLFDEDEEVEEYEEPVPREKIMERIASHKGMMSYQFAQQVSCRWTTGAGPRIGCMRDYPSELQFRVLEDVSLSPRASHYSPRKSPYSARLPTPTNTRGETTPGKSHLASE from the exons ATGACCATCACGGAATCGTTTTTAGCTAGATCACTAAGCTTTGAGCGTGATGGCGTAAAGACTGCACTGCAATCTATTAGTTTTAAAGGTTTGGATTCTGAGACTGGCATTATGAAATCAGTTGATCCCCAAAAGATAGCACTTAAAAGAACTGTTAGCTTTAAAGGAGTGGATCTGGATATCGCGATAGCTAGCAGAAGTCCTCCAGCGCATGCTGAAGACAATGTAGCTCTTGAGAAAGTTGGCAGGAGAGCCGTACAAATTTGTGATGATCTGCCAAGTATGAACATGGCGGATAATGACCTTAAACTACCGCCTAGGTTAATTGACCCAGAATATCTGGCAGCACTGAGGTTACAGAAAACATATAAAAGCTTCCGAATCAGAAGACAACTTGCAGATTGTGCAGTTCTTGCCGAACAGAGATG GTGGAAGTTATTGGATTTTGCTCAACTAGAGCGCACTTCTGTATCATTCTTTGAGGTTGAGAAACCAGAAACTGCTGTTTCACGTTGGTCCCGAGCAAGTACCAGAGTAGCTAAG GTGGGGAAAGGTTTGTCACAGGATGAGAAGGCACGCAAACTTGCCTTGCAGCATTGGCTAGAAGCA ATTGATCCCCGACATCGCTATGGACATAATCTTCATTTCTACTATGTCAGTTGGCTGCATTGTGCGAGCAAACAACCCTTTTTCTATTG GCTTGATGTAGGAGAAGGAAGAGAGGTGAACCATGAAAGATGCTCTAGATCAAAGCTGCTGCAACAATGTATAAAGTATCTTGGTCCG ACAGAAAGGAAGCATTATGAAGTTGAAGTGGTAAATGGACGTTTCATCTATAAACAGAGCGGAAAGGTTATACATACCACTGAAGGACCTGCAGATGTTAAGTGGATATTTGTTCTCAGCGCTTCTAAGACCTTGTATGTTGGAACGAAGAAGAAAGGCAAATTTCAACATTCAAGCTTCTTGGCTGGTGGTGCAACACTATCTGCTGGGAGATTGGTGGTGGAAAACGGTGTTCTAAAG GCGGTTTGGCCTCACAGTGGACATTACCTCCCAACAGAAGAAAATTTCCAGGCACTTATGTTATTCCTCTTGGAAAACGATGTAGATCTTGATACAGTCCAG AAAAACTGCAGTGACGATGATGAAGGCCCTCCTCGGAAGGAAACTGGTTTGCATAGCAGCAAATCGGAATCAGATCTTCGTCAAATGAGAGAAGAAGAGGATAACAACACGAGTTCTACTTTGGCAAGGCGCTCACGAGGAATCTCATTAACATTAACGACCCTTGAAATACCCAAAAAGGAGAGACTGATCGAGGTGTTTAAGAAGGAAGGACAACAGCAAAGAGCTCGATATTGCCCTCACCCTGTAGACTGTTCGTCGGACGAGGATGACAATGAAGCAACAGAGGAAACTGATGATGAGTTTACAGTTTCTAAGCGTAATCTATTTGATGAAGACGAAGAGGTAGAGGAATATGAAGAACCCGTTCCCAGAGAGAAGATCATGGAAAGAATAGCTTCCCACAAAGGAATGATGTCTTACCAGTTTGCACAACAGGTATCATGCAGATGGACAACAGGAGCTGGTCCTCGGATTGGATGCATGAGGGACTATCCTTCAGAACTTCAATTCAGAGTTCTGGAGGATGTGAGCTTATCTCCAAGAGCCAGTCATTACTCTCCACGAAAATCGCCTTATAGTGCCAGGCTTCCGACTCCGACCAACACCCGGGGAGAAACAACTCCAGGCAAAAGTCATCTTGCTTCAGAGTGA
- the LOC141713718 gene encoding DEAD-box ATP-dependent RNA helicase 37-like, with amino-acid sequence MMKSSWADAVAEETAASGSSDSNVTSVPLAPVKSAYVPPHLRNRPVAAEPSAPSFTGPPSGNTGVGYGAGGVGQRPDYGRQINTSSRGGGGWGNRGGREREVNPFGNDDVNVDAEKAFSEHQNSGINFDAYEDIPVETQGNNVPPPVNTFAEIDLGQALNLNIQRCKYVRPTPVQRYTIPISLAGRDLMACAQTGSGKTAAFCFPIISGIMRGNIAQRPRGTRTVFPLALILSPTRELAIQINDEAKKFSYQTGVRVVVVYGGAPINQQLRELERGVDILVATPGRLVDLLERAKVSLEMIRYLALDEADRMLDMGFEPQIRKIVQQMGMPPPGERQTMLFSATFPKEIQRLASDFLLNYIFLTVGRVGSSTDLIVQRVEFVQETDKRSYLMDLLHAQKDDGTHGKQPLTLVFVETKKGADSLEHWLCRNGFPATAIHGDRTQQEREYALRSFKSGNTPILVATDVAARGLDIPDVSHVVNFDIPKDIDDYVHRIGRTGRAGKTGLATAFFNESNMSLAKSLSDLMQEAKQEVPTWLTHYASRAFYGGSKNRRPGGGRYGGGRFGGHDFRRDTYNNSGRGSASDSYGGNTGGRYSKNYGGGYGSGPGANSGGYGPGPGANSAWDE; translated from the exons ATGATGAAATCTTCATGGGCAGATGCTGTTGCTGAAGAGACTGCAGCTTCCGGGTCTTCTGATAGTAATGTAACTAGTGTACCTTTAGCTCCTGTCAAATCCGCCTATGTTCCGCCTCATCTACGCAATAGGCCAGTCGCTGCAGAGCCATCCGCTCCGTCTTTCACTGGCCCACCATCAGGTAATACTGGTGTTGGTTATGGTGCGGGTGGGGTTGGTCAGAGACCTGACTATGGCCGCCAAATCAACACCAGCAGCAGGGGTGGGGGTGGATGGGGCAACAGGGGTGGGAGAGAAAGGGAAGTGAATCCTTTTGGTAATGATGATGTTAATGTTGATGCTGAGAAGGCATTCAGTGAACATCAAAATAGTGGTATTAATTTTGATGCTTACGAGGATATCCCAGTAGAGACTCAAGGGAATAATGTGCCGCCTCCTGTCAATACATTTGCAGAGATTGATTTGGGTCAGGCTCTGAATTTGAATATTCAAAGGTGCAAATATGTCAGGCCTACTCCTGTGCAGAGGTACACAATCCCCATTTCCCTAGCAGGACGGGATTTGATGGCTTGTGCTCAAACTGGGTCTGGCAAGACAGCTGCTTTTTGCTTCCCCATAATTAGTGGAATTATGAGGGGGAATATTGCCCAGAGACCACGAGGGACCCGTACAGTGTTTCCACTAGCTCTCATTCTTTCCCCGACAAGGGAGCTTGCAATTCAG ATTAATGATGAAGCAAAGAAATTCTCTTATCAAACAGGTGTTAGAGTAGTGGTTGTTTATGGTGGAGCACCTATTAATCAACAG TTAAGAGAACTTGAAAGAGGAGTTGATATTCTTGTGGCAACCCCAGGGAGGCTAGTTGATTTGCTTGAGAGGGCAAAGGTCTCATTGGAAATGATTAGATATTTAGCTCTCGATGAGGCTGATCGCATGCTGGATATGGGATTTGAACCTCAAATTAGAAAGATTGTTCAACAAATGGGCATGCCTCCGCCCGGTGAAAGACAGACTATGCTGTTTAGTGCCACCTTCCCGAAAGAGATCCAG AGATTGGCATCGGATTTTCTTTTGAACTACATATTCCTGACTGTTGGGAGAGTTGGTTCAAGTACAGATCTGATTGTTCAAAGAGTAGAGTTTGTTCAAGAGACTGACAAGAGAAGTTACCTCATGGACCTCCTCCATGCACAAAAAGATGATGGAACTCATGGAAAG CAACCACTAACATTGGTGTTTGTGGAGACGAAGAAGGGAGCAGATTCTCTTGAACACTGGTTGTGCCGTAACGGGTTTCCTGCAACAGCTATACATGGAGATAGAACTCAACAG GAGAGAGAATATGCGTTGAGATCGTTTAAGAGTGGGAACACACCAATCTTGGTAGCAACAGATGTAGCAGCACGAGGTCTTGACATTCCAGATGTTTCTCATGTGGTCAATTTCGATATCCCAAAAGACATTGACGATTATGTCCACCGGATAGGAAGGACAGGGCGAGCTGGAAAGACAGGATTGGCGACAGCTTTTTTTAATGAGAGCAATATGTCATTAGCAAAATCGCTGTCTGATCTGATGCAAGAAGCTAAACAGGAAGTACCTACTTGGCTTACTCATTATGCTAGCAGAGCTTTTTATGGTGGCAGTAAGAACAGACGACCCGGGGGTGGACGATATGGGGGAGGGAGATTTGGGGGTCATGACTTCAGAAGGGATACTTACAATAATAGTGGTAGAGGCAGTGCTTCGGATTCCTATGGAGGAAACACTGGTGGAAGATACAGCAAAAATTATGGTGGAGGATATGGTTCCGGACCTGGAGCTAACAGCGGTGGATATGGTCCAGGACCTGGAGCAAACAGTGCATGGGACGAGTGA
- the LOC141713722 gene encoding homogentisate solanesyltransferase, chloroplastic, giving the protein MELSVQTHLSSPLSSSSRTHFLYKHHPTIKPNSLLFKSSTNSSSIQFFKSCSTTAFKRQNKTLFIRACTQVGAASSGPASNKISEFADAFWRFLRPHTIRGTALGSISLVTRALIENPNLIRWSLLLKAVSGLLALICGNGYIVGINQIYDIGIDKINKPFLPIAAGDLSVQHAWILVLFFAVAGLVTVGLNFGPFITTLYSIGLFLGTIYSVPPLRMKRFPIIAFLIIATVRGFLLNFGVYYATRSALGLPFVWSSAVAFITTFVTLFALVIAITKDLSDVEGDRKFQISTLATKLGVRNIAFLGTGLLLINYIGSVLAAVYMPQAFRGSLMIPAHTILGSSLIFQAWLLEQANYSKEAIAGFYRFIWNLFYIEYIIFPLI; this is encoded by the exons ATGGAGCTCTCTGTCCAAACTCATTTATCATCTCCACTTTCATCTTCGTCTCGGACTCATTTCTTATATAAACACCACCCCACTATTAAGCCCAACAGTTTGCTCTTCAAATCTTCCACCAACTCATCTTCAATTCAGTTTTTTAAGAGCTGCTCAACAACTGCGTTTAAAAGACAAAACAAGACTCTTTTCATCAGG GCCTGCACTCAAGTTGGTGCTGCTAGCTCTGGTCCTGCGTCGAACAAAATTTCAGAGTTTGCGGATGCATTTTGGAGATTTCTAAGGCCCCACACAATACGTGGAACAGCTTTAGGATCAAT TTCTTTGGTTACAAGAGCTTTGATAGAAAACCCAAATCTGATAAGGTGGTCATTATTATTGAAGGCGGTTTCTGGGCTTCTTGCTCTGATATGCGGAAATGGCTATATTGTTGGAATTAATCAGATCTATGATATCGGGATTGACAA AATAAACAAACCCTTTTTGCCTATTGCCGCGGGAGATCTTTCTGTTCAACATGCATGGATTTTAGTGCTATTTTTTGCAGTTGCTGGCCTCGTGACTGTTGGATTGAACTTTGGTCCATTTATTACAACTCTCTACAGTATCGGTCTATTTTTGGGAACAATCTATTCGGTTCCCCCTCTCCGAATGAAGAGATTTCCTATCATAGCATTTCTTATAATTGCCACA GTGCGAGGTTTTCTTCTCAATTTTGGTGTTTATTATGCTACAAGATCTGCGCTCGGACTCCCATTTGTGTGGAG TTCCGCCGTGGCTTTCATCACAACTTTTGTCACGTTATTTGCATTAGTTATCGCCATTACAAAAGATCTTTCAGATGTAGAGGGGGACCGCAA GTTCCAAATATCTACTTTAGCTACAAAGCTTGGTGTCAGAAACATTGCCTTCCTTGGTACCGGGCTTCTGCTTATAAATTACATTGGTTCTGTATTAGCAGCAGTCTATATGCCTCAG GCATTCAGGGGCAGCTTAATGATACCAGCACATACCATATTGGGATCTAGTTTAATTTTCCAG GCATGGTTACTGGAACAAGCAAACTATAGTAAG GAGGCAATCGCGGGGTTCTATCGGTTTATATGGAATCTCTTCTACATTGAGTACATCATATTTCCTCTAATCTAA
- the LOC141713720 gene encoding fatty acyl-CoA reductase 2, chloroplastic-like — protein MMESLSLSSIPIAPKKPSRLSQMQSRCLLTKRNGMIYCQSGKNVVKTSKVSSVLTERSTIISPDTGSSLLDAAGSLVLNPNGNRQTDIVNNDLLSYNGTPMDVHEKGIGIVKYLRGKGFLITGATGFLAKVLIEKILRTVPDVGKIYLLIKAKNKEAANERMKNEIINTELFKCLQQKHGKSYQAFMLSKLVPVVGNVCDSNLGLDDDIAAAIMHDVNIIVNSAANTTFDERYDVSLDINTGGPSRVMTFAKKCKKLKLFLQISTAYVNGQRQGRVMEKPFCVGDSIARESLTFGTTETSSFPMLSVQDELKLVLDRKQGLEGNALSQNMKELGSERAKKYGWQDTYVFTKAMGEMLIDNLRGDIPVVIIRPSVIESTYKEPFPGWMEGNRMMDPIVLYYGKGQLTGFLVDPNGVLDVVPADMVVNATLAAIAKHGAAGKSESNVYQIASSVVNPLVFRNLANLLYEHFNSSPCVDAKGRPIRVPTMKVFNSMEDFSSHLWRDAIHRTGLADLPNPKGKYSRKLEYICRKSVEQAKYLANIYAPYTFYGGRFDNSNTERLMSCMSEEEKRMFGFDVGSIDWKDYISNVHIPGLRRHVMKGRGM, from the exons ATGATGGAATCTTTATCCCTATCTTCCATCCCCATTGCACCTAAAAAGCCTTCAAGATTGTCGCAAATGCAAAGCCGGTGCCTTTTAACCAAGAGAAATGGCATGATATATTGTCAAAGTGGTAAAAATGTTGTCAAGACAAGTAAGGTGTCATCTGTTTTAACAGAAAGATCAACTATAATAAGCCCGGATACTGGTTCCTCTCTCTTGGATGCAGCAGGGAGCTTGGTGTTGAATCCAAATGGTAATAGGCAGACTGACATTGTAAACAACGACTTGTTGTCTTATAATGGAACTCCTATGGATGTGCATGAGAAGGGTATTGGCATTGTCAAGTATCTCCGAGGAAAAGGTTTTCTAATAACTGGTGCAACTGGATTCTTGGCTAAAG TTCTTATAGAAAAGATACTGCGAACAGTGCCTGATGTGGGTAAAATTTATCTCTTGATCAAGGCAAAGAATAAGGAAGCAGCAAATGAAAGAATGAAAAATGAA ATTATTAATACTGAGCTTTTCAAGTGCCTCCAACAAAAACATGGAAAATCCTACCAAGCTTTCATGTTGAGCAAGCTGGTTCCTGTTGTTGGGAATGTTTGTGATTCTAATTTAGGTTTAGATGATGATATTGCAGCCGCTATTATGCATGACGTTAACATAATTGTAAACTCTGCAGCTAATACCACTTTTGATGAAAG ATATGATGTTTCTCTTGACATCAACACTGGTGGACCTAGCCGTGTTATGACTTTTGCTAAGAAGTGCAAGAAGCTTAAACTCTTCCTGCAAATCTCTACAG CTTATGTTAATGGACAGAGACAAGGAAGAGTCATGGAAAAGCCATTCTGTGTCGGTGATAGCATAGCAAGAGAGAGTCTCACATTTGGCACAACAGAAACATCCAGTTTCCCCATGCTGAGTGTTCAAGATGAGCTAAAGTTAGTTTTAGACCGGAAACAGGGTTTAGAAGGAAATGCATTGTCTCAAAACATGAAAGAACTGGGATCAGAGAG AGCAAAGAAGTATGGGTGGCAAGATACCTATGTATTTACCAAGGCTATGGGGGAAATGTTGATTGATAATCTGAGAGGAGATATACCTGTTGTCATAATTCGACCTAGCGTCATTGAGAGTACGTACAAAGAACCATTTCCTGGTTGGATGGAAGGAAATAG GATGATGGATCCAATTGTTTTGTACTACGGGAAAGGGCAGCTCACTGGATTTCTAGTAGACCCCAATGGAGTACTTGACGTT GTTCCAGCAGACATGGTTGTGAATGCAACCTTGGCAGCAATTGCAAAACACGGGGCAGCAGGAAAATCAGAAAGCAATGTATACCAGATAGCTTCATCTGTTGTAAATCCATTAGTTTTTAGGAATTTGGCTAATTTGCTCTATGAACACTTCAATTCTTCGCCGTGTGTCGATGCCAAGGGAAGGCCAATACGTGTACCAACCATGAAAGTCTTCAATTCTATGGAAGATTTCTCTTCTCATCTGTGGAGAGACGCGATTCATAGAACTGGATTGGCAGACTTACCTAATCCTAAGGGGAAATATTCACGGAAACTGGAATATATTTGCAGAAAATCAGTTGAACAGGCAAAGTACTTGGCAAACATATATGCCCCATACACATTCTATGGCGGAAG GTTTGATAATAGCAACACAGAGAGATTAATGAGTTgcatgtctgaagaagaaaagAGGATgttcgggtttgatgtggggaGCATAGACTGGAAAGATTACATCTCGAACGTGCATATTCCAGGACTGCGAAGGCATGTAATGAAGGGAAGAGGAATGTGA